The proteins below come from a single Hippocampus zosterae strain Florida chromosome 5, ASM2543408v3, whole genome shotgun sequence genomic window:
- the rcc1 gene encoding regulator of chromosome condensation isoform X2 — protein sequence MQRKKPALLSLPEKIVQVVAGGMHTVCLSDAGVVYTFGCNDEKALGRDTKEVGSEMTPGKVALEEKVVQVSAGDSHTAALTEEGKVYVWGTFRDSNGVIGLLDALETTDVPTQISLTETVVKVASGNDHLVMVTMEGNLYTSGTAEHGQLGRVPEQFSNRGGRKGLDRLLVPQMVKVKGKVHFIDAFCGAYFTFALSKDGHVYGFGLSNYHQLGTKSTKMHFVPVKLSSFKNSTSTWVDFSGGQHHTVCLDSEGQVYSLGRAEYGRLGLGEEATEKSEPTIVSGIEPASGVTCGESVSFAVTKEGCAYAWGMGTNLQLGTGEEEDEWTPVKMTGKQLENCTVLMVSSGGQHTVLLVKDKQES from the exons ATGCAGAGGAAGAAGCCTGCTCTGTTGTCCCTACCTGAGAAAATTGTGCAGGTAGTCGCTGGGGGTATGCACACAGTGTGCCTCAGCGACGCAGGCGTG GTTTACACTTTTGGCTGCAATGATGAAAAGGCCCTTGGTCGAGACACGAAAGAAGTGGGCTCTGAGATGACTCCAGGGAAGGTGGCGCTTGAGGAGAAAGTGGTCCAGGTGTCAGCAGGAGACAGTCACACAGCTGCACTCACGGAGGAAGGAAAAGTATACGTATGGGGCACCTTCAGG GATAGCAACGGCGTTATCGGTCTCTTGGATGCTTTGGAAACAACTGACGTTCCAACTCAAATCTCCTTGACAGAAACTGTCGTGAAAGTTGCATCAG GCAATGACCATCTTGTAATGGTGACCATGGAGGGAAATCTGTACACATCAGGCACTGCTGAACATGGGCAACTGGGAAGGGTGCCTGAGCAATTCTCAAATAGGGGAGGAAGGAAAGGCCTCG ATCGTCTGTTGGTTCCTCAGATGGTCAAAGTCAAAGGGAAAGTTCATTTCATAGACGCCTTTTGTGGGGCCTACTTCACATTTGCTTTGTCCAAAGACGGTCACGTATATGGTTTCGGCCTCTCCAACTACCACCAGTTGG GCACAAAAAGCACCAAGATGCATTTTGTCCCTGTGAAACTgagctccttcaaaaattcgaCCTCAACTTGGGTTGATTTTTCTGGAGGACAGCACCACACTGTCTGCCTTGATTCTGAAG GACAGGTATACAGCCTGGGCAGAGCAGAGTATGGGCGCCTTGGCCTTGGTGAAGAGGCTACAGAGAAAAGCGAGCCCACAATCGTTAGTGGGATTGAACCAGCCAGCGGAGTGACATGTGGGGAGTCTGTCAGTTTTGCTGTCACCAAAGAAG GGTGTGCATACGCTTGGGGAATGGGCACCAACCTACAACTTGGCACTGGGGAGGAAGAAGACGAGTGGACACCCGTGAAAATGACTGGCAAGCAGCTGGAAAACTGCACAGTACTGATGGTGTCCAGTGGGGGGCAGCACACCGTCCTTTTGGTCAAAGACAAACAGGAAAGCTGA
- the rcc1 gene encoding regulator of chromosome condensation isoform X1, translated as MSPKRKSNVTEEVKDTKKVKVYHRSHCKEAGHVLVLGQGDVGQLGLGEDIMQRKKPALLSLPEKIVQVVAGGMHTVCLSDAGVVYTFGCNDEKALGRDTKEVGSEMTPGKVALEEKVVQVSAGDSHTAALTEEGKVYVWGTFRDSNGVIGLLDALETTDVPTQISLTETVVKVASGNDHLVMVTMEGNLYTSGTAEHGQLGRVPEQFSNRGGRKGLDRLLVPQMVKVKGKVHFIDAFCGAYFTFALSKDGHVYGFGLSNYHQLGTKSTKMHFVPVKLSSFKNSTSTWVDFSGGQHHTVCLDSEGQVYSLGRAEYGRLGLGEEATEKSEPTIVSGIEPASGVTCGESVSFAVTKEGCAYAWGMGTNLQLGTGEEEDEWTPVKMTGKQLENCTVLMVSSGGQHTVLLVKDKQES; from the exons ATGTCCCCAAAGAGGAAGTCGAACGTGACTGAAGAGGTAAAAGACACGAAAAAAGTCAAAG TTTATCACAGGAGTCATTGTAAGGAGGCGGGTCACGTTCTTGTTCTGGGCCAGGGTGATGTTGGACAGCTGGGTTTAGGAGAGGACATCATGCAGAGGAAGAAGCCTGCTCTGTTGTCCCTACCTGAGAAAATTGTGCAGGTAGTCGCTGGGGGTATGCACACAGTGTGCCTCAGCGACGCAGGCGTG GTTTACACTTTTGGCTGCAATGATGAAAAGGCCCTTGGTCGAGACACGAAAGAAGTGGGCTCTGAGATGACTCCAGGGAAGGTGGCGCTTGAGGAGAAAGTGGTCCAGGTGTCAGCAGGAGACAGTCACACAGCTGCACTCACGGAGGAAGGAAAAGTATACGTATGGGGCACCTTCAGG GATAGCAACGGCGTTATCGGTCTCTTGGATGCTTTGGAAACAACTGACGTTCCAACTCAAATCTCCTTGACAGAAACTGTCGTGAAAGTTGCATCAG GCAATGACCATCTTGTAATGGTGACCATGGAGGGAAATCTGTACACATCAGGCACTGCTGAACATGGGCAACTGGGAAGGGTGCCTGAGCAATTCTCAAATAGGGGAGGAAGGAAAGGCCTCG ATCGTCTGTTGGTTCCTCAGATGGTCAAAGTCAAAGGGAAAGTTCATTTCATAGACGCCTTTTGTGGGGCCTACTTCACATTTGCTTTGTCCAAAGACGGTCACGTATATGGTTTCGGCCTCTCCAACTACCACCAGTTGG GCACAAAAAGCACCAAGATGCATTTTGTCCCTGTGAAACTgagctccttcaaaaattcgaCCTCAACTTGGGTTGATTTTTCTGGAGGACAGCACCACACTGTCTGCCTTGATTCTGAAG GACAGGTATACAGCCTGGGCAGAGCAGAGTATGGGCGCCTTGGCCTTGGTGAAGAGGCTACAGAGAAAAGCGAGCCCACAATCGTTAGTGGGATTGAACCAGCCAGCGGAGTGACATGTGGGGAGTCTGTCAGTTTTGCTGTCACCAAAGAAG GGTGTGCATACGCTTGGGGAATGGGCACCAACCTACAACTTGGCACTGGGGAGGAAGAAGACGAGTGGACACCCGTGAAAATGACTGGCAAGCAGCTGGAAAACTGCACAGTACTGATGGTGTCCAGTGGGGGGCAGCACACCGTCCTTTTGGTCAAAGACAAACAGGAAAGCTGA